In candidate division WOR-3 bacterium, a genomic segment contains:
- a CDS encoding biotin/lipoyl-binding protein has protein sequence MKRKYEIMFKGKKFEVEVEEVTSPEQIRTVAQLNKPYIPPSPQIVPRETVSKIETQKPKSSGQGKKVTAPMSGTILSIDVKIGDEVKTGDLLLKLEAMKMETAINANDDGKVTEIFCSKGQSVMAGEPLIGME, from the coding sequence ATGAAGAGAAAATATGAAATTATGTTCAAAGGAAAAAAATTCGAAGTAGAGGTCGAAGAAGTAACTTCACCTGAACAGATAAGAACTGTCGCTCAGTTAAACAAACCGTACATCCCTCCTTCTCCCCAAATTGTTCCAAGAGAGACTGTTTCAAAAATCGAAACTCAAAAACCGAAGTCTTCGGGACAAGGAAAAAAAGTAACGGCGCCTATGTCAGGTACCATTCTGTCAATTGATGTAAAAATAGGCGATGAAGTGAAAACGGGCGATTTGCTTCTCAAACTCGAAGCGATGAAAATGGAAACCGCGATCAACGCGAATGATGACGGAAAAGTTACTGAAATATTCTGCTCGAAAGGACAAAGCGTCATGGCGGGTGAACCTTTGATAGGAATGGAGTGA
- a CDS encoding acyl-CoA carboxylase subunit beta, producing the protein MKKNINELIQDLVDRKEIVLDIDGQRAAKQHAKNKKTARERLSLLLDKGSFIETDMLIHHRAEQFGMKEKELPGEGVVTGYGFINGRLVYVFSQDFTVFGGALGEMHALKIAKIQDLALKTGAPVIGINDSGGARIQEGVDSLHGYGQIFFRNSRSSGVIPQISIILGPCAGGAVYSPALTDFVFLVDGVSNMYITGPKVIKAVTAEDVSSEELGGAYTHNAVSGNGHFIAQNEEECFEMVKKLLSYIPSNNMDDPPYHNSGDDINRADMDLRYLVPTESKQSYDVVEVIKKIVDDGDFFEVQPLYAQNMVIGFARIAGISAGIVANQPKVLAGCLDINSSDKAARFIRFCDAFNIPIVTFVDTPGFLPGKTQEFGGIIRHGAKLLYAYSEATVPKINVTLRKSYGGASVAMCNKDLGADFVMAWPQAEIAVMGAEGAVDVIFSKAINAAADPADKRKELIEQYTFTATNPYEAAKKGLVDMIILPEETRLRLASALSILVTKQDSLPSKKHDNMPL; encoded by the coding sequence ATGAAGAAAAACATAAACGAGTTGATTCAGGACCTTGTCGACAGAAAAGAAATCGTTCTTGACATAGACGGACAGAGAGCCGCGAAACAGCACGCGAAAAACAAAAAAACGGCCAGAGAAAGATTGTCTTTACTTCTCGACAAAGGTTCCTTCATAGAAACCGACATGCTCATACACCACAGAGCCGAACAATTCGGCATGAAGGAAAAAGAACTGCCCGGTGAGGGGGTCGTGACAGGATACGGATTTATCAACGGAAGGCTCGTTTACGTTTTTTCTCAGGATTTCACTGTTTTCGGCGGCGCTCTCGGCGAAATGCACGCGTTAAAAATTGCTAAAATTCAGGATCTTGCTCTCAAAACTGGAGCTCCGGTAATCGGGATAAACGATTCGGGAGGCGCGAGAATTCAGGAAGGAGTCGATTCACTTCACGGCTACGGTCAGATATTTTTCAGAAATTCAAGAAGCTCGGGAGTTATACCGCAGATCAGTATAATACTCGGACCCTGCGCAGGCGGAGCGGTTTACAGTCCGGCTCTGACGGATTTCGTTTTTCTCGTCGACGGCGTGAGCAACATGTACATAACGGGACCGAAAGTCATAAAAGCGGTCACTGCAGAAGACGTCTCCTCCGAAGAACTCGGAGGCGCATACACTCACAACGCAGTGAGCGGAAACGGACATTTCATAGCTCAGAACGAAGAAGAATGCTTCGAAATGGTAAAAAAACTCCTGTCTTATATACCTTCGAACAACATGGATGATCCTCCATATCACAACTCAGGCGACGACATAAACCGCGCCGACATGGACTTGAGATATCTGGTTCCGACCGAAAGCAAACAGTCTTACGATGTCGTCGAGGTTATAAAAAAAATAGTCGATGACGGTGATTTTTTCGAGGTTCAGCCGCTGTATGCGCAGAACATGGTGATCGGGTTTGCCCGCATAGCAGGTATTTCAGCAGGTATTGTCGCAAACCAGCCAAAGGTTCTCGCCGGATGCCTGGACATAAACTCATCGGACAAAGCCGCGAGATTCATAAGGTTTTGCGACGCTTTTAATATCCCCATCGTAACTTTCGTTGACACACCTGGGTTTCTGCCGGGTAAAACGCAGGAATTCGGAGGGATTATACGGCACGGAGCTAAATTGCTTTACGCGTATTCGGAGGCGACTGTACCCAAAATTAACGTAACCCTTCGGAAGTCTTACGGAGGCGCCTCGGTGGCTATGTGCAATAAAGACCTAGGAGCCGATTTTGTGATGGCCTGGCCTCAGGCTGAAATAGCTGTTATGGGTGCCGAAGGCGCCGTTGATGTCATTTTCAGCAAAGCCATAAATGCCGCGGCAGATCCGGCAGATAAAAGAAAGGAATTAATAGAACAATATACTTTTACCGCGACTAATCCTTACGAAGCGGCGAAAAAAGGCCTCGTCGACATGATCATTCTTCCTGAAGAAACGAGACTGAGACTTGCGAGTGCTCTGTCAATTCTCGTCACGAAACAGGATTCTCTTCCCTCAAAAAAACACGATAACATGCCGCTGTGA
- the gyrB gene encoding DNA topoisomerase (ATP-hydrolyzing) subunit B, with protein sequence MKKNDSTYDSSHIQILKGIEAVRRRPAMYIGDSNVNGLHHLIQEVVDNSIDEFMAGYGDRIIVTLHEDNSVSVEDHGRGIPVDFHKQEGKSALEIVLTVLHAGGKFDSQTYKVSGGLHGVGLSVVNALSKWLEVEVKRDGKNHVQKYEKGVPVSDIAVSESGSKKTGTLVKFLPDPDIFETTVFSLERITARLKEIAYLNPGLTVDIIDERGDSKKQSFSFNGGIKDFIKFLDKTKSPMHQVIYFNAVQENVTIEVAFEYNKTYNETVFSFANNIHTKEGGTHLTGFRQALTRVINDYAKKENFFKSVKDLDSLSGEDVREGLTAIVSVKIPQPQFEGQTKTKLGNSEIKGMVSSFVGEAMTRYFEENPQDATVVVSKVVDAARGRLAARKARDLVRRKGALMSDALPGKLADCSEENPENSELFIVEGDSAGGSAKQGRDRHFQAILPLRGKILNVEKARLDKILSNDAIKTVVAAMGTSIGIEEFDITKIRYNKIIIMADADIDGAHIKTLLLTFFFRHAKPVIESGYLYIAQPPLYGVKIKGSKEIRYLFSDEELKKIQESDKTLTGVQRYKGLGEMNPEQLWETTMNPEKRVMKKVSIEVAEDAEEIFSILMGDDVEPRREFIEKNAMKVRNLDI encoded by the coding sequence ATGAAAAAGAATGATTCAACATACGACTCATCTCACATTCAAATTCTGAAAGGCATTGAGGCGGTCCGCAGAAGACCCGCCATGTATATCGGCGATTCGAATGTCAACGGACTCCATCATCTCATCCAGGAAGTCGTTGATAATTCGATAGACGAATTCATGGCCGGTTACGGAGACAGGATAATAGTGACGCTTCACGAAGACAATTCGGTTTCGGTAGAGGATCACGGAAGAGGCATCCCGGTTGATTTTCACAAGCAGGAAGGCAAATCTGCTCTCGAAATAGTGCTCACTGTGCTTCACGCCGGCGGCAAATTTGACAGTCAAACCTACAAAGTGTCGGGAGGACTTCACGGAGTCGGCCTGAGTGTCGTCAACGCCCTTTCAAAATGGCTCGAGGTCGAAGTAAAGAGAGACGGGAAGAATCACGTTCAAAAATACGAAAAAGGAGTTCCCGTATCCGATATCGCCGTGTCGGAATCAGGCAGTAAAAAAACGGGAACTTTAGTTAAATTCCTTCCTGACCCCGATATTTTTGAAACCACAGTATTTTCGCTCGAAAGAATAACAGCCAGGCTTAAAGAGATTGCTTATCTCAATCCCGGTTTGACCGTTGATATAATAGACGAGAGGGGAGATTCTAAAAAGCAGTCTTTTTCTTTCAACGGCGGGATTAAAGACTTCATAAAATTCCTCGACAAGACTAAATCCCCAATGCATCAGGTGATATATTTCAACGCTGTACAGGAAAACGTCACGATAGAGGTGGCATTCGAATACAATAAAACCTACAACGAAACAGTGTTTTCTTTTGCGAACAATATCCACACGAAAGAAGGTGGAACGCATCTAACAGGATTCAGACAGGCGCTGACGAGAGTCATAAACGACTATGCCAAAAAAGAGAACTTTTTCAAATCCGTCAAGGATCTCGATTCACTTTCCGGAGAGGACGTTCGTGAAGGGTTGACGGCAATAGTGTCCGTAAAAATTCCTCAACCTCAATTCGAAGGTCAGACAAAGACAAAACTCGGAAACAGCGAGATAAAGGGAATGGTCTCATCATTTGTCGGGGAAGCGATGACGAGGTATTTTGAAGAGAATCCCCAGGACGCCACGGTGGTTGTGAGCAAGGTCGTCGATGCCGCCAGGGGAAGGCTGGCTGCGAGAAAGGCAAGAGATCTCGTCAGGAGAAAAGGGGCTCTCATGTCTGACGCTCTGCCAGGCAAACTCGCCGATTGTTCCGAAGAAAACCCGGAAAATTCGGAGCTTTTCATCGTCGAAGGCGATTCGGCGGGTGGATCCGCAAAACAGGGCAGAGACAGACATTTTCAGGCAATTCTTCCTCTGAGGGGAAAAATCCTCAATGTAGAGAAAGCGAGACTGGATAAGATACTTTCCAACGACGCCATCAAAACTGTCGTAGCGGCGATGGGCACAAGCATCGGCATTGAGGAGTTCGACATAACGAAAATCCGCTACAATAAAATCATAATAATGGCCGACGCCGACATTGACGGCGCTCACATAAAAACGCTTTTACTGACTTTCTTTTTCAGACACGCGAAACCGGTCATAGAATCGGGCTATCTTTACATAGCTCAGCCTCCGCTTTACGGAGTGAAAATCAAAGGTTCTAAAGAGATCAGGTACCTTTTCAGCGACGAAGAATTGAAAAAAATTCAGGAATCGGATAAAACTCTGACGGGAGTGCAAAGGTACAAAGGTCTCGGAGAGATGAATCCGGAACAGCTATGGGAAACCACAATGAATCCCGAAAAAAGAGTCATGAAGAAAGTGTCCATAGAAGTCGCAGAAGACGCGGAAGAGATATTTTCGATTTTAATGGGAGATGACGTTGAACCCAGAAGGGAATTCATTGAGAAAAACGCGATGAAAGTAAGAAATCTTGATATATGA